The Exiguobacterium mexicanum genome includes a window with the following:
- the glgD gene encoding glucose-1-phosphate adenylyltransferase subunit GlgD, whose amino-acid sequence MTNDLLGVINLGTEEGLFPEFTGHRNLAAVPFSGRYRLIDFTLTNMITQGINQVGIFTLDKYRSLMDHLGSGKEWDLDRSQGGLHIFPPALKPDGEAYLGDLANFSMHREHFVRSKQPYVVITGSNVLTTIDFQDMLDHHKSMGADITLGYAAHEQKCGYCRPIRLGENDRVVGIGERGYSPDDEYTYTETIIMSKNLFLRLVDEATSKGEYDLLDGVIRPQLHRLHVHGYHYTGKMQVIHSVFSYYNESMRLLRREGIIYDFPHIYTKIKHEPPTRYLKGSKVNEALVANGCKISGEVQNSILFRGVVVSEHARVKNSIILSKSIIEEGAVVENAILDKEVVVKRGQVIRGTVDEPIVIGKRTTV is encoded by the coding sequence TTGACGAATGATTTGTTAGGGGTCATCAACTTAGGGACCGAAGAGGGCTTGTTTCCAGAATTTACGGGGCATCGCAATTTAGCTGCTGTCCCGTTCTCTGGGCGTTATCGCCTGATTGATTTCACATTGACGAATATGATTACCCAAGGCATCAACCAAGTGGGTATTTTCACGCTCGATAAGTATCGCTCGCTCATGGACCACTTGGGTTCAGGGAAAGAATGGGATTTGGACCGTTCGCAAGGGGGGCTACACATCTTCCCGCCGGCGCTCAAGCCCGACGGGGAAGCGTACCTCGGCGACTTGGCCAACTTCTCGATGCACCGCGAACACTTCGTACGCAGCAAACAGCCGTACGTCGTGATCACCGGATCGAACGTGTTGACGACGATCGACTTCCAAGACATGCTCGACCATCATAAATCGATGGGTGCGGACATCACACTCGGTTATGCCGCTCACGAACAAAAATGCGGGTATTGCCGCCCAATCCGTCTCGGTGAAAACGACCGTGTCGTCGGTATCGGTGAGCGCGGATACAGCCCGGACGATGAGTACACGTATACCGAGACGATTATCATGTCGAAGAATTTGTTCCTTCGTCTCGTCGACGAAGCGACGTCAAAAGGCGAGTACGACTTGCTTGACGGGGTCATCCGTCCGCAGCTTCACCGTCTGCACGTACACGGTTATCACTATACTGGCAAAATGCAGGTGATTCATTCTGTCTTTTCATACTATAATGAAAGTATGCGCTTACTTCGTCGGGAAGGGATTATCTATGACTTCCCGCATATCTATACGAAGATTAAACATGAGCCGCCGACCCGTTATTTGAAAGGGTCGAAAGTGAATGAAGCGCTCGTCGCAAACGGCTGTAAAATCAGCGGAGAAGTTCAAAACAGCATTCTCTTCCGCGGTGTCGTCGTCAGTGAGCACGCCCGTGTCAAAAACTCAATCATTTTATCCAAGTCGATCATCGAAGAAGGCGCTGTCGTCGAGAACGCCATTTTAGATAAAGAAGTGGTCGTCAAACGAGGACAAGTCATTCGAGGTACGGTCGACGAACCGATCGTCATCGGAAAACGGACAACGGTTTAA